Proteins from a single region of Acidovorax sp. NCPPB 3576:
- a CDS encoding ribonucleotide-diphosphate reductase subunit beta, translating into MLTWDEEVKPSSQKLLDGGLQNNRLEESTPAPSQAAAVPAPSLSASSAPAPSEPPAATVHRRVNAADKRIINGQTDVNQLVPFKYKWAWEKYLATCANHWMPQEVNMTRDIALWKDPNGLTEDERRIIKRNLGFFVTADSLAANNIVLGTYRHITAPECRQFLLRQAFEEAIHTHAYQYIVESLGLDESEIFNAYNEVASIRNKDEFLIPFIEAIMDPNFKTGTPETDQTLLKSLIVFACLMEGLFFYVGFTQILALGRQNKMTGAAEQYQYILRDESMHCNFGIDLINQLKLENPHLWTAEFKEEINALFMKAVELEYQYAEDTMPRGVLGMNASMFKGYLRYIANRRATQIGLEALFPNEENPFPWMSEMIDLKKERNFFETRVIEYQSGGALSWD; encoded by the coding sequence ATGCTGACCTGGGACGAAGAAGTCAAGCCCTCATCGCAGAAACTCTTGGACGGCGGTCTGCAAAACAACCGCCTGGAGGAGTCGACTCCCGCGCCTTCGCAAGCTGCCGCAGTGCCCGCTCCAAGCCTGTCCGCCAGCAGTGCGCCTGCACCATCGGAACCGCCTGCCGCCACCGTGCACCGCCGCGTGAATGCCGCCGACAAGCGCATCATCAACGGCCAGACCGACGTCAATCAGCTGGTGCCCTTCAAGTACAAGTGGGCCTGGGAAAAGTACCTCGCCACCTGCGCCAACCACTGGATGCCGCAAGAGGTGAACATGACGCGCGACATCGCGTTGTGGAAAGACCCGAACGGCCTGACCGAAGACGAGCGCCGCATCATCAAGCGCAACCTCGGCTTCTTCGTGACCGCCGACTCGCTGGCCGCCAACAACATCGTGCTGGGCACGTACCGCCACATCACCGCGCCCGAATGCCGCCAGTTCCTGCTGCGCCAGGCCTTCGAGGAAGCGATCCACACGCACGCCTACCAGTACATCGTCGAATCGCTCGGCCTCGACGAGAGCGAGATCTTCAACGCGTACAACGAAGTCGCATCCATCCGCAACAAGGACGAATTCCTGATCCCTTTCATCGAGGCGATCATGGACCCCAACTTCAAGACCGGCACGCCCGAGACCGACCAGACACTGCTCAAGTCGCTGATCGTCTTCGCCTGCCTGATGGAAGGCCTGTTCTTCTACGTCGGCTTCACGCAGATCCTGGCCCTCGGCCGCCAGAACAAGATGACCGGCGCGGCCGAGCAGTACCAGTACATCCTGCGCGACGAGTCGATGCACTGCAACTTCGGCATCGACCTGATCAACCAGCTCAAGCTGGAGAACCCGCACCTGTGGACCGCGGAGTTCAAGGAAGAGATCAACGCCCTGTTCATGAAGGCCGTCGAACTCGAATACCAGTACGCCGAAGACACCATGCCGCGCGGCGTGCTGGGCATGAACGCCTCCATGTTCAAGGGCTACCTGCGCTACATCGCCAACCGCCGTGCCACGCAAATCGGGCTCGAAGCGCTGTTCCCCAACGAAGAAAACCCCTTCCCCTGGATGAGCGAGATGATCGACCTCAAGAAGGAGCGCAACTTCTTCGAGACCCGCGTCATCGAGTACCAGTCCGGCGGTGCACTGTCCTGGGATTAG
- a CDS encoding histone, with product MATAKKTAAKKAAPAKKAAAPAKKAVVAKKAAAPAKKAAPAKKAAAPAKKVTAAKKAAAPAKKAAAPAKKAAPAKKAAAPAKKVTAAKKAAAPAKKAAAPAKKAAAPAKKATAVKKSSAAPAKKAAAAPAAKKASAKPATATKKVVASAKKTSAAPAAKKPAAAPAAKKAAAPKKAAKAPAPAPAAQTTLNPQAAWPFPTGGKP from the coding sequence ATGGCAACTGCGAAAAAGACCGCCGCCAAGAAGGCTGCACCTGCGAAGAAAGCCGCCGCCCCCGCCAAGAAGGCCGTGGTAGCGAAGAAGGCCGCCGCTCCGGCAAAGAAGGCAGCGCCTGCCAAGAAAGCCGCCGCCCCCGCCAAGAAGGTAACGGCTGCGAAGAAGGCAGCTGCACCGGCCAAGAAGGCTGCAGCTCCAGCGAAGAAGGCAGCGCCTGCCAAAAAGGCCGCCGCCCCCGCCAAGAAGGTAACGGCTGCGAAGAAGGCAGCTGCACCGGCCAAGAAGGCCGCCGCTCCGGCAAAGAAAGCCGCAGCGCCAGCAAAGAAGGCAACGGCGGTGAAGAAGTCGTCGGCAGCGCCTGCCAAGAAGGCTGCGGCTGCACCGGCCGCCAAGAAGGCCAGCGCAAAGCCTGCCACCGCGACCAAGAAGGTCGTGGCTTCGGCGAAGAAGACCTCGGCGGCTCCCGCTGCCAAGAAACCTGCCGCAGCACCGGCCGCCAAGAAGGCCGCCGCGCCCAAGAAAGCCGCCAAGGCCCCTGCGCCCGCGCCTGCAGCCCAGACCACGCTGAACCCCCAGGCAGCCTGGCCCTTCCCTACGGGTGGCAAGCCGTAA